A stretch of DNA from Esox lucius isolate fEsoLuc1 chromosome 18, fEsoLuc1.pri, whole genome shotgun sequence:
ggagctcactgatgccctgatccaggtctgggaggagatcccccaggactccatccaccgtctcatcaggagcatggctagacattgtcaggagtgcatacaggcacatgggggccaaacacaccactgtcacattatgagttactGTGATGAAatcaagttggaacagcctgtgatttcaattgtttacttcgaTTTTCATCGtgttgaatccagccctcaatcggttggtgattttggtttccattgaccgttgttacatcattttgttctgaacacattacacaatgtacagtagagattttgatctttaatatattttgttcgagacccaatgtgtgatttaagagtttccttaatttttgtataatgattgttttcttttgtcaaatATACACTTCTCAAAATAATCTTTCATTTTTAATCATAAATGTGACAGTGTCAGATGATAGAGGAATGCCTTCATCTTTTTCTATACATGATAGTACCCAGTTATTAATCGCAGTGCAACGAGTAGGTGATAACTATTAACTAGCCATCTGTTAGCTCTTGCAAACACAATACCTTCTCATTGGCTTAGCTCGTCTTAGGCTGAGATGACATTGCCCTCCAATATTGTAATTGGCAGGGATTTTACACTAATTATGCTACTATTTTCAACATCGAAGCTAATAATTTAGCTATCAGTTTAAACATCAAGCTAAATGTAATATAACATAACTGAGCGGCGGAAGTATTAACTatataataaacatttgaattcgCTGTCAAAAGTCGGTTCAGATCAATGCGGTTATATGTTCTCAGCACTCTGCTCCGTGTAATCTGAATCGAGAAATTAAGTTAATCTCTGTGTTAGCATCTAAATAGAACAAACTGTCAGTCAGCCTCAATGCAAAAAAGCAAATTTCCAGCTAGGTTAGCTGAAGTCTCTAACCTCTTCGCTGTATGTAGCTATTCATGTACTCAAGTAGTGACAGCAACCAAGGCATGAAAAGTCAATCTTCACACTTGGATATGGATTAACCAATTGGAGTAAGGTGATACCATGACATACTTTGGTATgcttaaggacaaggaaataaatgtatacagaaataaaagattaTGGGAAAAAATGAATATTGAAATATAGAAATGAtcaaggaaaataataaaaagggatataatattaatacatttattataattcttaaatgtataaacatttattgatacatttatttatttcgaATTATGGCATGTATGGTCCTCCAAAATTATCGGCCACCATCCCCAATTATCGGCCACCTTAATATTTTGTTCAGTGAcgtattatttcattttaatttgttttaaaaatgacagatcATAGTGttctcaaaagaaaaaaaaaagaatgatcaCTTTGATGTTACATGATGTCTGGTTGGTCACGCAAGTTTAATATCACAAATTGCAACTTAAAATCATCTTGTTTTTTTAACTACATTTCTATCAAATGGTGGTGGGCTAGTTTATTAGCCAAACATACTGTGGTTTTCCagggcatttacattttgaactttgCAGAATTTAGTTCTCCGACCACTAGAAATCTATGGCTGATATTAGGAAGACGTTACCCAATATTTACAGGAGAGAGCTTGCTTCAGATGAGCAACTCATGTTCAAAGAATCAAACTCCGAGCATGCTGTCAAATGGGCTAAAGCCCCCTGAAACAGGCCTAGCGATGCCCCTGGGTATGCCTTTCCTTTTTGGTTGGGGAGTGTGTGAGGCACACAGAACAGGGATGTGAGTTTTGCCAGCATACTCAACAAGGGCTGGGTACAAACATTTGTCCATCTAATAAGTAAAACACTCAAAAACCTTGTATCATTTACCTGTAATAGTCTGAGAAGTCTATTTTcacagtttctttttttatatctgTCAAACATTGACAAATGTTGATTTATAGTGACAAACTAACACTGTCCAACATCCTGCCTACAGCCCTGACCCCCGTCTTGACTGAGCTGGTATTTGTACCAGATCATTAACACTTAACAGTGGTTCATTTTCATGAACAAAGACTGATATGTTCACTCTGCTTGGTTTCAGGACCAATCCAGACTGTTCAGTACCTGCTCTGGGTCTTGGTCCACTTGAGGGCGTGTCTTGGGGGAACAGTAACAGAGGGGTGGTAGAAGGGGCAGCTAGTACGCTTACACTGGGCTGCAAACCGACAGGgctgagaaacacagagacccaGGTCACATCTCCAACAGGAACTTAAAGGGACAGTTAGTGTAGCACTTCATCTACATGCCTACAATCAGACAACCTGGTGGAACTGGAAGTCATCAGAAACAGCCTGAAAACACCAGCCACCAGCCATTATCCAACTGTACACATACCTGGCCAGGAGGATGAGGCTCCTCAATGCCAAAATCCAAAACtactaatttaaatgtatatggCATTTTTTCAGCAGTAAAAGGCTGGACATCCTTACTATGTCACATGACAATAATTGTAATAAGCAGATTTAAGACATGTATTTGATAAACAGTTACAGCTGGTCTTGGGGGACCAGGGTCCCATCCTGTAGGACTCTCACCTTGGGGTGGTAGAAAGGACAGTCCATCTTCTTACACTCTGGGAAGAAACGACACACACTGCTGGTCTGGGGTGGgggcactgtgggaagacaaaCCCAGAGATAAACCTGCTGTTAGAAAagctaaataactaaaaatCGCTGAAGCCCCATGTAATGTCCCAATAGAAAACATCTAAATAACCATAATATACCAAAAATGTTTGAGTGTTAACTTTAAGTGGGTTTGGataaaaaactgtcaaaagtcCAGAAAAGATGTGTCTGTACCCGGTCTGACAGGCGGGGTGAAGGGGGCGGGACCTCTGCGGCTGACATGAGTGAAAGGGCAGTCGGGTTTGGAGCACTTGCTGTCAAACTTACAGTTAGGATGGACGAACAGGCATTTGTCCCCAAACTTACAGCTAGGGAAGGTCCTAAACACAGAGCAAATGAAAGACTAGTAGTTAAGCCAATATAAACAGATTCAATAATATACTACCATTAATTCCACAAAACATTAAGTTTTTATTGttggatgttttcatttataaTCCACTGAAGAGAAACAGATAAGCTTGTGTAATAGGAAAATAAAGTCTTCAGGCAGACAGTCGGGCGGGCACAAAGTCAGGCAGACAGTCAGCCAGACAGTCAGCCACACAGTCAGCCAGACAGTCAGGCACACAGTCAGCCAGACAGTCAGCCACACAGTCAGCCAGACAGTCAGCCAGACAGTCAGCCAGACAGTCAGCCACACAGTCAGCCACACAGTCAGCCACACAGTCAGCCACACAGTCAGCCACACAGTCAGCCACACAGTCAGCCAGACAGTCAGCCAGACAGTCAGCCAGACAGTCAGCCAGACAGTCAGCCAGACAGTCAGCCAGACAGTCAGCCAGACAGTCAGCCAGACAGTCAGCCAGACAGTCGGGCGGGCCGGGTCCTTACTTGCACTGTGTTGTAGGATGATGGTACACACACTCATCTCCACTCTTACAGACAGGCCAGAACTTGCAGCGCTCCAGAACCTTCTGTCTCTTCAAGGGAACAGGCTCCTCTCCGTTCTCCACATCCATCACTTCTTCTGAAACACCGGATAGAGAAAACATGATGGTAGATCTCAATCAGGGTACCCATTATGCTTAGAAATCCCATTGTCTCTCAAAAGACATAAATGCCCACTACTTCAATAATTTTACTGCTCTTCAGGCTTCATTCTGGGGTTCAAAGACTGGCCAACATCTCACCTCACCACATctgcaattcatttaaaaacaatgactTCCAGTAGCTTAACGTTCAGCCGTGTTCAGGAGGTCGTGTTCAGGAAACATCGGTCACTTCAGCAACGTAATGGAGAACAAACAGGTGTTCTGCTGCAAGCTCACACCTGGCTAACACCTGGCTAACACCTGGCTAACACCTGGCTAACACACGGCTAACACACGGCTAACACACGGCTAATACACGGCTAACACCTGGCTAATACATGGCTAATACACGGCTAACACACGGCTAACACACGGCTAACACACGGCTAACACACGGCTAATACACGGCTAACACCACTAATACACGGCTAACACCACTAATACATCACTAACACATGGCTAATGCATCCAATTAATAAAACTGGcagaccaggtggacaagaacTCATCACATTACAATCAACCCCGTGCAACTAATCAACCCAGTACTAATCCCTCACCATCGGAGTACTGTGAGTCCCCCTGCAACCGCTGATGAATGCTGATTTTAGGCTTGGGTCCGAGGTGGATGGAGTGCTCAGTCATAGTGGGCTTTGCCGGTTTAGGACAGCTGTCATCGGTCTCCATGTCACAGTCTCCTAGGTTTCCCAGAGGACTAGGAACCCCGTCCAGGGTCACAATGAATTTAGGACTGGCTGACCTCATGGCGTCAGTCCTCTCACGactggaggagagagacatacaTTATCATCACCAAAATATGTCCAAAGACCAGACAAGCATCAGATACATTGTTTAACATACAGGCTGCTTGGCCTTAGTGAACCCATCTGGGCCAGCCCAGTACAGTCAGGTCATAGTGTCAAGGACCCATCTGGGCCAGCCCAGTACAGTGCGGGTCATAGTGTCAAGGACCCATCTGGGCCAGCCCAGTACAGTGCGGGTCATAGTGTCAAGGACCCATCTGGGCCAGCCCAGTACAGTGCGGGTCATAGTGTCAAGGACCCATCTGGGCCAGCCCAGTACAGTGCGGGTCATAGTGTCAAGGACCCATCTGGGCCAGCCCAGTACAGTGCGGGTCATAGTGTCAAGGACCCATCTGGGCCAGCCCAGTACAGTGCGGGTCACATTGGTTAGTCATACCTGGTCTGCTGCACCATCCGTGGAACAGCTGGCAGGTCCTCCTCCTTCACCATGGTCCCCAGTCTGCTCCTGATAGGAACTGTGGTCTCCTCCGCTCTGCTGCTCCTCATAGTTGCCACCTCCTCAAGTCCCAACCGACTCCTTACAGGAACATTTTCTTCCAAGCCCAGTCGACTCCTTACAGGCACCTTGGAGAATCACAATGGAAGTCAGACTCATATACCCAACCTAACCACACAAACACTTCCCCCCAAACACGACACATCTGGACCATAAGATAGGGGAAACCTGGCAATGGTCTTATTAGTGATACAAGCATCTGTACATTATTCTATGCTGAAATGTTGTATGATACAAATCATTTAACTCATAATTTCCTCACCTCTGGCTCCAGTTGTCCCAATCTGCTCCTGACTGGTGCCACCTCCTCCCCCAGTTCAGGTCTCCTCATGATGAAGGAGCGCGTGTCAAAGGGCTTCAGAACATTCCCCTCCGCCACCTCCAGAGCTGGACAGGATGATGTGAAATAAACCAATATTTAGTTAGTTACACTAGTCTAAGCCCTCAGGGAGTCGGACGACACAGTCAAAGCCTTCAGGGAGTCGGACGACACAGTCAAAGCCCTCAGGGAGTCGGACGACACAGTCGTCATCTAGGTTTGTTAATGAATCTCCCCTCCTTGTGTTCAGCAGGATGGACTCACCCAGATAGTCCCTCTGGAGGGGTCTCAGGTTCCCCTCTGGGACGTCCAGCTGCAGCCGGGATGTCAGGGTCCGGGGAGGAGCTACGGGGGGGTATAAGGAGACACACAGTCACTACAGAACTGTAATTCAGGTATAGGGGTCTGGACCGTGGTCAGGGCTACCTAGCTGTCTCGGAGCCTCTGGGTTCGGTAGGGGTCTGGACCGTGGTCAGGGCGTACCTAGCTGTCTCGGGGGCTGGGGTTCGGAGGGGGTGTAGGTCTGCGCTCTCGGGGCCAGGCCATGAAGGTGCTCTTGGACCAGCTGAATGGCAGCGTTCATCTCGTCGGTGGCAGAACGGGTCCTTGGTGCCACGGGGACCATCTGTCTCTGTGGTACTGAGAGAGCAGGTTTTGGGGGCACAATGTAATTAAACATCTGAATTGGAGAAGTTCAGATAGTCCACTCCTCTTTTAGTCTGCTAGTTTACACCAAATGAAGTCAATATGATCTGTCATGGTAACATCATGGTCAGCAGGCTACATTTCTAATAGTCAAATGCATTGCTCATCAGAGCAGACAGACTTGAGAAGGATGGCATCATTGAAAGAGAACAGGAAGTGTCAAAGAAAGTGATTTCAGAACCCTTGAGGTTCAATACATTAAGGACATCTTCaacaacaccacagagacagaggtgCAGTGGGTGACAGGCGTACCAGGTTGGTAGGTTGTAGTCTTGTTGACAGACACCTGAGCTTCAGACATCGCCCTCATCAGCA
This window harbors:
- the zc3h14 gene encoding zinc finger CCCH domain-containing protein 14 isoform X2; amino-acid sequence: MEIGTEISKKIRAAIKGKLQELGAYVDEELPDYIMVMVANKKTSQQMSDDLSLFLGNNTIKFTVWLHGVLEKLRSVAVEPACPRPPLYSHTRAVAGIGERKEEESKGLAVSSSHSDRTEARVSSSAHEHRVSSDKTTSRLTSSVKPLMDSPSSEAVIDIKPEQDDEFIGEDPVDMGVLPGRLRGSTSVGGGGRASAQIYRPPQGRSSGTGRSADAHRSSEGSSGSHGRQQHDSYQLDSRSNRDSRGYRDGGSSTDCRGYRDGGSSTDCRGYRDGGSSTDCRGYRDGGSRLDDGSRKRKAPVASSVVLINQASDQGPDSDELEEEDDEEDEGYGVKVMSSRVSLPSKPERKPTLPPAKQANKNLLMRAMSEAQVSVNKTTTYQPVPQRQMVPVAPRTRSATDEMNAAIQLVQEHLHGLAPRAQTYTPSEPQPPRQLAPPRTLTSRLQLDVPEGNLRPLQRDYLALEVAEGNVLKPFDTRSFIMRRPELGEEVAPVRSRLGQLEPEVPVRSRLGLEENVPVRSRLGLEEVATMRSSRAEETTVPIRSRLGTMVKEEDLPAVPRMVQQTSRERTDAMRSASPKFIVTLDGVPSPLGNLGDCDMETDDSCPKPAKPTMTEHSIHLGPKPKISIHQRLQGDSQYSDEEVMDVENGEEPVPLKRQKVLERCKFWPVCKSGDECVYHHPTTQCKTFPSCKFGDKCLFVHPNCKFDSKCSKPDCPFTHVSRRGPAPFTPPVRPVPPPQTSSVCRFFPECKKMDCPFYHPKPCRFAAQCKRTSCPFYHPSVTVPPRHALKWTKTQSS
- the zc3h14 gene encoding zinc finger CCCH domain-containing protein 14 isoform X1, which codes for MEIGTEISKKIRAAIKGKLQELGAYVDEELPDYIMVMVANKKTSQQMSDDLSLFLGNNTIKFTVWLHGVLEKLRSVAVEPACPRPPLYSHTRAVAGIGERKEEESKGLAVSSSHSDRTEARVSSSAHEHRRVSSDKTTSRLTSSVKPLMDSPSSEAVIDIKPEQDDEFIGEDPVDMGVLPGRLRGSTSVGGGGRASAQIYRPPQGRSSGTGRSADAHRSSEGSSGSHGRQQHDSYQLDSRSNRDSRGYRDGGSSTDCRGYRDGGSSTDCRGYRDGGSSTDCRGYRDGGSRLDDGSRKRKAPVASSVVLINQASDQGPDSDELEEEDDEEDEGYGVKVMSSRVSLPSKPERKPTLPPAKQANKNLLMRAMSEAQVSVNKTTTYQPVPQRQMVPVAPRTRSATDEMNAAIQLVQEHLHGLAPRAQTYTPSEPQPPRQLAPPRTLTSRLQLDVPEGNLRPLQRDYLALEVAEGNVLKPFDTRSFIMRRPELGEEVAPVRSRLGQLEPEVPVRSRLGLEENVPVRSRLGLEEVATMRSSRAEETTVPIRSRLGTMVKEEDLPAVPRMVQQTSRERTDAMRSASPKFIVTLDGVPSPLGNLGDCDMETDDSCPKPAKPTMTEHSIHLGPKPKISIHQRLQGDSQYSDEEVMDVENGEEPVPLKRQKVLERCKFWPVCKSGDECVYHHPTTQCKTFPSCKFGDKCLFVHPNCKFDSKCSKPDCPFTHVSRRGPAPFTPPVRPVPPPQTSSVCRFFPECKKMDCPFYHPKPCRFAAQCKRTSCPFYHPSVTVPPRHALKWTKTQSS